The Arachis hypogaea cultivar Tifrunner chromosome 19, arahy.Tifrunner.gnm2.J5K5, whole genome shotgun sequence genome has a window encoding:
- the LOC112777106 gene encoding protein disulfide isomerase pTAC5, chloroplastic codes for MSSSASLPLPSLSLTTKCHSPLFSPKSPTLLLLLPSNNFSSLTCRCSTSSPSSSDREEQRWLREEQRWIREEQRWLREEQRWARERDALLREIAELRMQVQALERRLLAQEVSSSEAVPNVAALLQALKDKNLVLESGSNSQQQRLVLVEKKKEELDAEKEEEEEVLELEKEVVLIEDAAAKVEKRITLRMGSEGEQVREMQEALLKLGFYSGEEDMEFSSFSSGTERAVKTWQAALGASEDGVMTSELLERLYLEIRTKDSGNANESRKSTSVSSHEGENGAVVASVTEISEVQQKVVKKGDTEIEATRRGVFLLGENRWEEPSRLTSSDGLDKSKKKDGITKCLQCRGEGRLLCTECDGSGEPNVEPQFLEWVDEDAKCPYCEGLGYTVCDICGGKARV; via the exons ATGTCTTCTTCTGCCTCCCTACCTCTTCCATCTCTCTCCCTAACCACCAAATGCCACTCCCCGCTCTTCTCTCCTAAATCCCCCACTCTACTCCTCCTTCTTCCCTCCAACAACTTCTCATCCCTCACATGCCGCTGCTCCACCTCTTCTCCTTCCAGTTCCGACCGcgaggagcagcgctggctccgCGAGGAGCAGCGTTGGATCCGCGAAGAGCAGCGCTGGCTCCGGGAGGAGCAGCGTTGGGCGCGTGAGCGGGACGCTCTGCTCCGGGAGATTGCCGAGCTCAGGATGCAGGTTCAGGCCCTGGAGCGACGGCTGCTGGCGCAGGAGGTTTCTTCTTCGGAGGCGGTTCCGAATGTGGCAGCGCTGTTGCAAGCTTTGAAGGATAAGAACCTTGTTTTGGAGAGTGGATCGAATTCGCAGCAGCAGAGGCTAGTACTGgtcgagaagaagaaggaggaactcgatgcagaaaaagaagaagaagaagaggttcTTGAGCTTGAAAAGGAGGTTGTGCTTATTGAGGACGCTGCTGCTAAGGTTGAGAAGAGGATCACTCTGCGGATGGGTTCTGAAGGAGAACAAGTTCGAGAGATGCAG GAAGCGTTGCTGAAATTAGGATTTTACTCAGGCGAGGAGGACATGGAGTTTTCCAGCTTCTCCAGTGGCACTGAACGAGCTGTCAAGACTTGGCAA GCTGCATTAGGTGCCTCTGAGGATGGTGTTATGACATCTGAACTTCTTGAAAGGCTTTATTTGGAGATACGAACCAAGGATTCAGGCAATGCCAATGAAAGCAGAAAATCCACTAGTGTTTCATCGCAT GAAGGGGAAAATGGAGCTGTGGTTGCTTCTGTGACAGAAATTTCAGAAGTTCAGCAGAAAGTTGTGAAGAAAGGTGACACAGAAATAGAAGCCACCCGTCGGGGAGTTtttcttcttggagagaatcgGTGGGAAGAACCCTCAAGACTCACCTCAAGTGATGGACTTGATAAGAGCAAGAAGAAGGATGGAATAACCAAATGCCTTCAATGTCGTGGGGAAGGCCGTTTGTTATGTACAG AGTGTGATGGAAGTGGTGAGCCAAATGTTGAACCTCAA TTTTTGGAATGGGTAGATGAGGATGCAAAATGTCCATATTGTGAAGGCCTAGGGTATACTGTATGTGATATTTGTGGAGGGAAAGCTAGGGTATAG
- the LOC112775749 gene encoding glutathione reductase, cytosolic, giving the protein MESRKMLSEAETNKSADQVASFDFDLFVIGGGSGGVRAARFSANFGAKVGICELPYHPISSDKHGGFGGTCVIRGCVPKKILVYGGTFGGDLEDARNFGWELSEKIDFNWKKLLQKKTDEISRLNGVYKRLLSSAGVKTFEGQGKITGPNEVEVTQIDGTKLSYTAKHILIATGSRAQFPNIPGQELGITSDEALSLEEIPKRVVVHGAGYIAVEFASIWRGMGSEVHLVYRKELPLRGFDDEMRAVVAKNLEGRGIVLHPSTNLAQLIKTEDGIKVITDHGEELMADTVLFATGRAPNSKRLNLEAVGVQVDKIGAIKVDEYSRTNVPSIWAIGDVTNRMNLTPVALMEGTYFANTVFGNRPSKPDYSNIPCAVFCNPPLSCVGLSEEQAIKQANGDVLVFTSSFNPMKNTISGRQEKTVMKLVVDAATDKVLGASMCGPDAPEIMQGIAIALKCGATKAQFDTTVGIHPSSAEEFVTMRSVTRRIPVGTTPKTNL; this is encoded by the exons ATGGAAAGTAGGAAGATGCTTAGCGAGGCTGAGACTAATAAATCTGCGGATCAAGTGGCCAGTTTTGACTTTGACTTGTTCGTTATTGGTGGTGGAAGTGGTGGCGTTCGTGCCGCTAGGTTCTCAGCTAATTTTGGAGCTAAG GTTGGAATTTGTGAGCTTCCGTATCATCCAATTAGCTCGGACAAGCATGGAGGCTTTGGTGGAAC GTGTGTGATTCGTGGTTGTGTTCCCAAAAAGATTTTAGTCTATGGAGGAACTTTTGGAGGTGATCTTGAG GATGCCAGAAATTTTGGTTGGGAATTGAGTGAGAAAATTGATTTCAACTGGAAGAAGCTCTTGCAAAAGAAG ACAGACGAAATAAGCAGATTAAATGGAGTATACAAGCGGTTGTTATCCAGTGCTGGAGTTAAAACATTTGAAGGCCAGGGAAAGATAACGGGTCCAAATGAAGTTGAGGTGACCCAAATTGATGGCACAAAGTTGTCCTATACAGCGAAGCACATACTGATTGCAACTGGTAGCAGGGCCCAATTCCCAAATATTCCTGGACAG GAGCTCGGTATAACATCTGATGAGGCATTAAGTTTGGAGGAAATTCCAAAGCGGGTGGTAGTTCATGGCGCTGG TTATATTGCAGTTGAGTTTGCATCCATATGGCGTGGGATGGGTTCTGAAGTCCATCTAGTCTACAGGAAGGAACTTCCATTGAG AGGTTTTGATGATGAAATGAGAGCAGTGGTTGCAAAAAATCTTGAAGGCAGGGGGATTGTTTTACACCCGTCGACAAATTTGGCTCAG TTGATCAAAACGGAGGATGGTATTAAAGTCATCACAGACCATGGTGAGGAGCTGATGGCCGATACTGTACTATTTGCCACTG GTAGGGCTCCTAATTCCAAGAGGTTAAATTTAGAAGCTGTAGGTGTGCAAGTTGACAAGATTGGAGCCATCAAG gTTGATGAATACTCACGCACTAATGTACCTAGCATATGGGCAATTGGTGACGTGACGAATCGAATGAATCTTACTCCGGTGGCCTTGATGGAAGGCACATACTTTGCA AATACGGTATTTGGTAACAGACCATCGAAGCCGGACTACAGTAATATCCCCTGTGCAGTGTTCTG TAATCCACCACTTTCTTGTGTTGGTCTCAGCGAGGAGCAGGCAATAAAGCAAGCAAATGGAGATGTGTTGGTTTTCACATCATCCTTTAATCCTATGAAAAACACCATCTCCGG gCGACAAGAAAAAACTGTTATGAAGCTTGTTGTGGATGCTGCGACAGATAAGGTCCTTGGAGCATCCATGTGTGGACCAGATGCACCTGAAATCATGCAG GGTATTGCTATTGCCCTGAAATGCGGTGCTACAAAGGCTCAATTTGACACCACA GTGGGAATACACCCATCTTCTGCAGAAGAATTCGTTACCATGAGGTCCGTGACAAGGCGCATCCCTGTTGGTACCACACCTAAGACAAACCTATGA